A stretch of the Zonotrichia leucophrys gambelii isolate GWCS_2022_RI chromosome 22, RI_Zleu_2.0, whole genome shotgun sequence genome encodes the following:
- the GFRA2 gene encoding GDNF family receptor alpha-2 yields MILANAFCIVLLVDEMLRSLAGPPPAPPVPPVPMDCVRATELCAADPGCSSRYRTLRQCLAGRDRNTLLANRECQLALGVLQESPLERCRCKRGMKKELQCLQIYWSIHLGLAEGEEFYEASPYEPVTSRLSDIFRLASIFSGMDPATTSKSNHCLDAAKACNLNDNCKRLRSGYISTCSRELSATEPCSRRKCHKALRQFFDRVPGEFTFRLLFCSCRDPACAERRRQTIVPSCSYEDKEKPNCLDLRGACRADHLCRSRLADFHTNCQATFQSMTNCPGDNFQACLGSYAGLIGFDITPNYVDASTTSITISPWCSCKGSGNMEEECEKFLRDFTENPCLRNAIQAFGNGTDVNLAPKIPNPAVTEKSPVLPDDVNDSNTAYDTSVISTCTSLQEQGLKPNQSKEQSLCYSQAQLTTDVMPDQKTFMDPKAGSSRQRESRILLLIPILIPVLGL; encoded by the exons ATGATCCTGGCAAACGCCTTCTGCATCGTCCTCCTCGTAG atGAGATGCTGCGCTCTCTGGCCgggccgccccccgcgccccccgtgccccccgtgCCCATGGACTGCGTTCGAGCCACCGAGCTGTGCGCGGCCGACCCGGGCTGCAGCTCGCGGTACCGGACCCTGCGGCAGTGCCTGGCCGGGCGCGACCGGAACACGCTGCTGGCCAACCGCGAGTGCCAGCTGGCCCTGGGCGTGCTGCAGGAGAGCCCCCTGGAGCGCTGCCGCTGCAAGAGGGGCATGaagaaggagctgcagtgcctgcagatCTACTGGAGCATCCACCTGGGGCTGGCCGAAG GAGAGGAGTTTTATGAAGCCTCCCCGTACGAGCCGGTCACCTCTCGTCTCTCTGATATATTCAGACTCGCTTCAATTTTCTCAG GAATGGACCCGGCCACCACCTCCAAGAGCAACCACTGCCTGGACGCGGCCAAGGCCTGCAACCTCAACGACAACTGCAAGCGCCTGCGCTCGGGCTACATCTCCACCTGCAGCCGGGAGCTGTCGGCCACCGAGCCCTGCAGCCGCCGCAAGTGCCACAAGGCCCTGCGCCAGTTCTTCGACCGCGTGCCCGGCGAGTTCACCTTCCGCCTGctcttctgctcctgcagggacccGGCGTGCGCCGAGCGCCGCCGCCAGACCATCGTCCCCTCCTGCTCCTACGAGGACAAGGAGAAGCCCAACTGCCTGGACCTGCGCGGCGCCTGCCGGGCGGATCACCTGTGCAG aTCCCGGCTGGCCGATTTCCACACCAACTGCCAGGCCACCTTCCAGTCCATGACCAACTGTCCTGGTGACAACTTCCAGGCGTGCCTGGGCTCCTACGCAGGGCTCATCG GCTTTGACATCACCCCCAACTACGTGGACGCCAGCACCACCAGCATCACCATCTCGCCCTGGTGCTCCTGCAAAGGCAGCGGGAATATGGAGGAGGAGTGCGAGAAATTCCTGCGGGATTTCACGGAAAACCCCTGTCTCC GAAACGCCATCCAGGCTTTTGGGAACGGCACTGACGTGAACCTggctcccaaaattcccaatcctGCCGTGACGGAGAAGAGCCCGGTGCTGCCGGACGACGTCAACGACAGCAACACCGCCTACGACACGAGCGTCATCAGCACCTGCACCTCCCTCCAG GAACAAGGCCTGAAGCCCAACCAATCCAAGGAGCAGAGCTTGTGCTACTCCCAG gcCCAGCTGACCACGGATGTGATGCCGGACCAGAAGACTTTCATGGATCCCAAGGCGGGAAGCAGCCGGCAGCGGGAGAGCCGGATCCTGCTCCTCATTCCCATCCTGATCCCAGTTCTGGGGCTATAG